GGAATCGAGAGACTTTCTTCGTCGTTGCAAACCAATAACATGACATCCGCGTACCTCTCGGTTCTGCTCGGGCACGGTCAACCAGATAGGGAGAGCAGCCGGACGGCGATATGATTGAGAacgacaaaaaggaaaaacgattgATTGTAGAACCGGTCCGGTTGATTGTGATATTGATagttgattgatgatgaagctTCCCGCTCGattcgtagccgaaccgaatGCACTCACTACTCACTTGCACAGATTGGCCAACGAATTGTTCAGGTTCGGCAGATACTCGTTCAGTTTGAGGTGATACTTGTCCGGCAGCGGTTCCGGTCTCTGTTTACCACAAACACTACCATCCGGCGTACCACccgggccaccaccggtatcATTTGGTACGGTGGGCACTGCGAAGCTAGCGCTTTGATCCACACATATCGCTTCTTCATTCAGCATTCGCGAACTGATCACACTACTGCTTCGACTGCTTTTGATCGTGGCTGAAGATGTTGTTGTCGACGTTCGCTTCTTAGTTCGATGTTCTTGAAGAACCCCGGGGTACTCATCCCGATGTGATGATGGCTGGTAGCTACCATTTGAGGGATTATCAGTCAGTACccgcaactgttgctgctgctgttgctggcgacGCTGTAAGCGGCGTTTTCTTGCCTCCATCTTACGATGCGCATCGGTGAAGAGGTCATGCAGCGAGGTAAAAAACTCGCACGCCCGATATTCACTCTTCGATCCGGAACGCAGGGCCTTGAAATAGTCCTTCCGTAAGATGCGCAGTTTCGTACGGATTTGCTCTGGGGTCCGGTACATGCCCTTGGCCCGCAGATCGTTCGCCACGACCTTGAAGacgtcgagcgagcgaaccttCTTGCCTTCCGGTAGACATAAGATCTCTCCTGCAACGGAAAAAGTATACGGGttacaaccaaaccaaccagcggTGCCCCGTTTCCTCGCCTTTTTCGGTCCGAAACACGAGAAGTGGATTCTCCGAGGAGGCCCCTCCTCAATGACGTTTCGGTGCCATAACAACAGGAACAACGTAACAACGGACTAGCTTGGCCAACTTACTTTCTTTGATGCTCTCGATCATTTCCTCGACCTCATCGGCCGCCCAGTTGCCACGCCGATCCATGGCCAGTGCTCTGCCAGGCCAGGGCGACGGTCAGGTTGCAAAATATTTAGCCCAAGCGGGGCGGAACGGACACGGGGTTTTTTGTCCTTATCCGAGTAGAGCGCAATTTTGTagagcacaccacacacacgagaaACACACGTCCGGGGGCGTTGCTGTAATCACGCTGGTAATTTCCTTACTATTCCGATGCGGCACCGCAGATAAGCAACTGTGGGAGGCCTAAAATTTGTCcgttttttgtaaaaattgatGCACGCGACGCGAATGTTTTGAGGGTTTTTGGTTgacagggggtgggggagggctTGACAATTCCTCGCGAACGCTGCGTTTATACGCACTCGGGTTCAACAGCCGGCTTCCGCTGGTCCGTTAAAGGTCGGTTAACGCCTCcaatttgttgaaaagaaCGAACCACGAACGATTTCATGAAAAGATACTTCATTTTATTACAAAAACGTTAAAAGTAGGGGTTTGTGAATATTTGAAACAATATTCTGTATAATCGCTTATTTTGAACAAAATAAAGCAGGAGCGCAGTTTCTGACCCAACAGTCAAAAGGATAACAGCAGTGTGTTACGGAGCATTAAGGTATAAATGATgatcggaaaaggaaaactcgtCGTCCGGCAGCAATCACTCGGAACCATCGTGATCGGTTTGCGGCGAGGCTGGCAGTTCGCCCTGGACATTGTGTAGTGTTCGCAGATGCCTCAGTAGATTTGATTTAACGCTAAAACCCTTGTTACACGTGTCGCAATAGAATGGTTTCTCACCTGCAGAGAAGAAACAACGATCGGGAGCAAGAGCATTAGGATTGGCGAGTAGCATCCTCGTGGAAGAGATACCGCTGCCTGGGCCTTTGGCCGAGGGCAGGGTATGGGATTCGCTTACCATCACTTACCGGTATGGGTACGCTTGTGGACGAGCATACTGGCATGGGAAGGGAAGGACTTGTTGCAAACTTTACACACTTTGTCCTGCTGTCCCGTTGTCTCGCCCGGCGTGAGCGATGATGCAGCGGCCAATGAGGATGTCGACGTGCGGCGAGGATACGTCTGGCGTTTGTTCGAAATGGCCAGTTCCGTTTCCGTATGTGCACTCTGCACGTGTCGCACCCAGTCGGCCGGTGTCACGTAGAACGTTGCGCACAGATCGCATCGTAATGCAGCCGTCTCAATAGTTTCGTCGGACTGAAAAGATAgtaaaaacattcaacaattGCCGATCTTGCTGATGGAAAAGTTCGTGCATAACTGCGTACTTACACCCTCCAAGCGTCTTTTCCGTTTTGGAATTGTGTGTGATGAATCACCGTGACTCTCGATATGCCGAACCCATTCACCCGGTATGGTAAACGTTTCGCTACACAGCTCACAGGTTAGCGGCGAATATGTGGGATGATCTGTAGAAGATGTCGCAGAGGATGGCCGAGAATGTTCTATTCCCGGTTCTGGCGCTTCAGCTTTTACTGCCTGAACCGGAGGAGTTTGAATGTCAGCTCCTTTCTGGCCACTACTGGGAAGAGCAAGCTCTCCCGCTCTCACATCCGTCCACTCGACGGGCTCCGCCTTCACGTTGAGAAAGTTCAGTTCCTCAGGTATCGCAGCACCAGGTGCCCCGGGCATGGCGGATGCCGAATTCTCCTCATTACTTCCACTTACTGCATTTCGAAGTGTCATCCGAGTAGGCGAAGCCGTCTCCATGCGTTCCTGGGCACCTCCACGCAGTCTACGCTGATGTTCATGGATCGGAAATGAAATTTGCTGTTCGTCGGCCATCATTTGTGACGATGATTGGTGCTGCTCTGGGCAGGGATCGTCCCCGGATGCTTGATGCATATGTCCCTGATTTCTTTGAGATCGTCGAGGCCCTTCGGTGTTACCGGTTCTATGCCGGTCACCGGGATCAATAGCCATGTCACGCTTTATGTTTATGTGCCCTACGGGCGCAGCAGGGACACCGCCTGTGGCCGCCGGCTGTATTGCGGATGTGTTGTGAGATGGAAGCGTTACGGATACGGGGCTAGCAAATCGCCGCGCTACCGATTCACTGCTGCCAGGCGCTTGTGTCTCTCTTCCTTCAGCGTTGGAAGACGGTTTGGAGCCATCATTACGCCACAGACCgcggattttcaaaatttcCCCACCACGCAACACCTCACTCAGTATGTCAGTCGAAACAGTCGATTCGCCGGTGTACATGTACTGTATCAGTATCTGCATCGAGCGGTAGGTTAGATCAGGTGGAAGCACGATATAGCTGATCGCATTCATTGGTATCGCGTTTTTgtcaaaaatgtttgcaaaatacTGCAAGGACCAGAAAGCAGAAGGTTAGTTACGCCAGAAATATGCCATGCGACGATTCGCATCCCTAGACCTACCAAACTGGAAGTCCCAAGAATGAGCTTGTGGGCAGGTATCACGTAGTTCTCGTCACCATTACAGGTCAACAGCATTACATCGGCGTAGCGATCGTTTCTACAAATGGCAAGCCAAGATCTACATTAATAGTCGTCCTTTTTATAATCCTTGCTTCGTGCAGCTCACTTGTAAAGACTCGACAACGACACATTGACGTTCTGATGATGCCCCTGCCACTTGAGTTGGTACTTGTCCGTTCCATTCTGGGTCGCTGTTTGCGACATCATCGCACTAGGTTCCTCACAACTAGTTGTGTTTTCTGCAAGAGAAAAAGCGATCCAACTGTAGACGAGCATGTGGCAATAATGGTGGCCAATCATCTACAAAACTGCTGATGGTACGCTAGGACCCATTCGTGATCGTACGTACTGTAGATACGTGCCAACCCATCGCCGGGAGCGGTGGCCGGCTCAATGTGGTTTGACGACGAGGCATTGCTCGTCTGGCTATTTTCCCCCTGCActtccggcggtggtggtggttgtggtcgtgCGGGAGCTGAGTTTTGCTCTTCATCCTCCTGACAATCCACTTCTATGGCCGCGCTCATGAAATGGAAACCAGTGACGCTACCACCGTCTTCCGCCGTTTCGCACAGATCCACAACGGGACGAGCAAAGTCCTGCGACAACCCCAGGGCTGCATTTAGCGCTTCTACGTTCGGTTTCACGTCCAGTTCCTCGTCCATTTCGGACGCGGCGGCATTCAGAAAGTCCAACTCCGGGATGCACTCAACATCCTCCTCTGCTCCGCTGCTGTCGCTCAGTTCTTCGGCCGTTTCGATCCACAGCTTCAGCGTTTTGCTTTTGGCCTGATGCGAGACATCCTTCGTGTGCTCGATCGTAGCGGAGGAAAGTCGGTGAAAATCGCTGAATCCTCGCTTTCCCCAAACATCGTACTCGGACGTGTTGAACAGCAGACAGGGCCAGCAGTAAAGCTTCTTTTCGCGGTCACATCCGGTCATCCAGTCATGCAGGCAGCGAGCCGTTAGGTTTGGCATCTTTGGCGTCGGCCGGCCATTCCGGACGATCTTGTGCTGACTTTCCTTGCTCAGCGAAGCGAACGGGATCTTCGTTAGCGTGCAGACGATGCAGTGAAACGCCGGTGGGTTGACGGTGGCCATCGCGGTCCTGTTCGATGCGCGTAGCCTTTGCTAATTTCCACTGAAAACGGGGACACTTCCCCGAAAGCGCTTCGAGaatatcgatttttcctcctgctcgattgttttcacttttgttttttgtggcgCTCCCGTTAAACTGCCAAAGCTGGAAATTTGGTTGTTTCGTTGGCACGATACTACTCTGCAGCGCCGGCTTATAGAGCCACCGACTGTTCAAATTAATCGACCGTTGAACATCCGGAATTGACGAGATTTTTTCCTCGGCCAATAATCATCACGGAAGAGCTAATAACTAAACAACGATGATTCGATGGTCATCAGTATTTTTAGATCAAGATTTTTACGAAATTCGCGGGAATTCTTCTCTCGAAAATCTCTTGTCGGTATCCGGGCGCACTACGGAAGGTTAAATATACCATCTATGTGGGAACATTATTTGTTAACTCTTCGTCTCTTTGTCAACGTTAGCTCATTAAAATCATTCCAAACAATTATAGTCATGCAGCACTGAGCTGAGATTTGATGTGCCTTGCGCGTGCCAGACCGCCCGACCTCGGATCGATAAATCGATAAACCTACTATCGATTACACAAGTTAATTATGCTTGGAAAGTATGCTCTCCTTCTCGACGTATGGACCCTTTATTCACACGAATAGTTGGAATTTATCTTAAAATTCAGATGAATTTCTAACTACGATTTATAAAATAACCCGATCACCTTTAAATGCGAATCACAACAGCAATTGCGCCACACCGCGTTCCACGTTGATTCGCGCTTCAAAGATACCGCGTACACATAAAGGGTTGGTCGGGCAGCTCGGAGATCGATAAATTGATTAGCAATAAACAAACCGTCCTCCCGCGCTGGGAAGAAAGCAACCCCGGGAAGGAAGATATTGACCCATCAAAGATTCACTCAAGCAACCCTGAATCCACCTAAAACGTCTTTAACTAAAAATATGCCCAAACCAGACCGATATTTACCTACGATCGCTAGTGCGATTAGTGCAGACAAGGGTGCAGATTGTAGTACTCGTGATTGTAGGATTCGTCGTCCGAGCAGACCTGGAGTAGTCCGGCTTATCCTGCAATTCCGCGCCTAATTCAACAGTGCACCAAACTACCACCCACACACGGCAGGATCCAAACGCCGAAACTCCCGACTGGGGgcgacaacaaacaacagagAGTTCATGACCGTCTACTAAACTCTCTCACCGCAAGGACCTCCCTCTCGCTGGTGGAGGCGCGTGATTTCAAGTGCACTCTCGCGTTTATCGTATTACCTGCAGTTTATTAGCCATGAAGCAACTTAAAAAATAGTAATAGGAAAGTTATTTTCAATTCAGCTGATGCTATTGAAGTCATTTCGAATTCACCGGTCATTCGGCCTCGGAAGCACGTTCTTTCGTCATTAATAATTGCTCAGAACCCCTGTCGTATTTGCTCGTGCCACAAATTTAAATACGACCAATAGCCAGACGGTCGGCACctttattattctttttgtAGAAATAAAATATAGACCCGTATcgtgaaacaaataaaatgtaTATTTTTAGAGGTGTGTGCATGCCATTTGCTTAATCTCCGTTTTGCTACCATACTCTTACTATCCCTACTAATGTTACTCCTAAAGGCTTACCTTTCTTGTATAATTATCTATTCGTaactcttgtgtgtgtgttttgtgggaTGATTTTTTATGTGAAAGGAGGATTGTGTGGGTGTTCGTTTTTGCTACTAAAATAGAAACGGCCTCTTAATCATAGCCAGTCGAGAAGTGTaagttaaaataataataataataataatcgtCATTACAATAAACTGGAGAGTATGTAAATAGGGAGGAGTTTTGGGTTTGCGCGGGCGAGGGAGAGAAGAAATGAGGGAGTTGAGGTTCCtgtgtttctttcttccgCCTACGTCATGCCCAAGTGTGCTGCCATGCTTGCAGTGACAGTGTTTTCCACTGCACACCATTTTCTTTGTTAGTTTGATTCATTTGCTTCGTGAATCGATCAAGCTGAGAAGAACCAATTTCTAATCCAATACAAATTCTTCAGCAGAAAAGGGGGAAGATTGAGCTTTCGGGAATACCGAAGCCATCGTTGTCGATCAGTTGTTAAAATGTTTCCTTCTAGGGATACGGTTATCGCGGGATGGTGCCGGAAAATTGGGCCATCTGTTGCGGCAGCTCGACCGCGCGCTCGGTATGCGTGTGCACGTGCTGAGCCCATTCTACGGTCGAGAAGAAGTACTTGCCGCAAAATTCGCAACGCATCGCGTTCACAGGATTTTCctgaaacgaaagcaaaacgaatTCAGGGATGGACACCTCGGAAGCAGGGCCCTGCTATCGTCGTTTGATAAACGCCCGAAGGACAAACCTCATCCGTTGCAAGCCTGCTTCGTTTACGGAGCATCTCGGCCGCGTCACTATGCGAGCTGATGAGATGCTGAAGTAGCTCGTCCTGATGAGAGAAGCAGGCGCTGCATAATTCGCAGGCCATCGTAGGTTGGGAGCCTACTGACGCCGATGGTTGTTGCTGCGATGAGGAGTGCGATTGTTGGTGTAGCTGCGATTGTggttggggctgctgctgctgcggcggtgtctgctgctgttgttgctgttgctgctgctgctgctgttgctgctctgagGTATTGTTCATGAGtaaatgttgctgttggtgctgctgctgtaattgTGCAATCTGTTCAGCGAGTTCAGCCGATGGATTTGGCTTCTCGTCAGGACCATCAGTTGGCTTTGCTGTCAGTTCGTCAGGCAGAATCATGACGTCTTCGTCTGAATCGTTGTCTCCATCCAGATCATCCCACTCGTTCGATTCGTGCTTAACTTCGGTAGACACGTTGCTACTAAAGAGAGCTGCCGCACCATGTGCCATCGCACGCATCGAACTCGCATGAAGATCACGCTGGATTGCCGCAATTGCTAGGCGCTTCTGCTCATCGAGCGCATCCAGTGCGGATGTTCCCGAGTCAGAGGCTACCTCCGATTGTTGGTCGGCTGGCAGTGAAGTCCCGGCCCGCTGTTCGCCGCTGCCCTGAGATGAAGTGCCCGGTTTACGATGCATCTTACGTCCTTCGGAACCATTCAACTGTCGCCGCTTGTGCGATAATCCGGCTCCCGATACAGAGGCCTTGGTTTCGCTCCAGAAGCCGCGAATCTTCAGCAGCTCCCCACAGCGTAATACTTCGTCGACGTTGTACTCCGGCACCGAGGACTGGCCGGTGTACATATACTGCATCAGTATCTGCATCGTCTGGTGCGATACGTTAGCCGGCAGTACGATGTAGGTGTTGGAGTTTTGCggcaaattcaatttttcgaaAATGTTCGCAAAATACTAAAAGACGAAGGAAACACGAATCAAGCGGACTGTCACAGTGTCGAAAGTAtgtgaaaatgaaggaaaccATTCTTA
This sequence is a window from Anopheles darlingi chromosome 3, idAnoDarlMG_H_01, whole genome shotgun sequence. Protein-coding genes within it:
- the LOC125958147 gene encoding uncharacterized protein LOC125958147 isoform X2, yielding MATVNPPAFHCIVCTLTKIPFASLSKESQHKIVRNGRPTPKMPNLTARCLHDWMTGCDREKKLYCWPCLLFNTSEYDVWGKRGFSDFHRLSSATIEHTKDVSHQAKSKTLKLWIETAEELSDSSGAEEDVECIPELDFLNAAASEMDEELDVKPNVEALNAALGLSQDFARPVVDLCETAEDGGSVTGFHFMSAAIEVDCQEDEEQNSAPARPQPPPPPEVQGENSQTSNASSSNHIEPATAPGDGLARIYKNTTSCEEPSAMMSQTATQNGTDKYQLKWQGHHQNVNVSLSSLYKNDRYADVMLLTCNGDENYVIPAHKLILGTSSLYFANIFDKNAIPMNAISYIVLPPDLTYRSMQILIQYMYTGESTVSTDILSEVLRGGEILKIRGLWRNDGSKPSSNAEGRETQAPGSSESVARRFASPVSVTLPSHNTSAIQPAATGGVPAAPVGHINIKRDMAIDPGDRHRTGNTEGPRRSQRNQGHMHQASGDDPCPEQHQSSSQMMADEQQISFPIHEHQRRLRGGAQERMETASPTRMTLRNAVSGSNEENSASAMPGAPGAAIPEELNFLNVKAEPVEWTDVRAGELALPSSGQKGADIQTPPVQAVKAEAPEPGIEHSRPSSATSSTDHPTYSPLTCELCSETFTIPGEWVRHIESHGDSSHTIPKRKRRLEGSDETIETAALRCDLCATFYVTPADWVRHVQSAHTETELAISNKRQTYPRRTSTSSLAAASSLTPGETTGQQDKVCKVCNKSFPSHASMLVHKRTHTGK
- the LOC125958167 gene encoding uncharacterized protein LOC125958167 encodes the protein MDRRGNWAADEVEEMIESIKEREILCLPEGKKVRSLDVFKVVANDLRAKGMYRTPEQIRTKLRILRKDYFKALRSGSKSEYRACEFFTSLHDLFTDAHRKMEARKRRLQRRQQQQQQQLRVLTDNPSNGSYQPSSHRDEYPGVLQEHRTKKRTSTTTSSATIKSSRSSSVISSRMLNEEAICVDQSASFAVPTVPNDTGGGPGGTPDGSVCGKQRPEPLPDKYHLKLNEYLPNLNNSLANLCK
- the LOC125958147 gene encoding zinc finger and BTB domain-containing protein 18-like isoform X1, which gives rise to MATVNPPAFHCIVCTLTKIPFASLSKESQHKIVRNGRPTPKMPNLTARCLHDWMTGCDREKKLYCWPCLLFNTSEYDVWGKRGFSDFHRLSSATIEHTKDVSHQAKSKTLKLWIETAEELSDSSGAEEDVECIPELDFLNAAASEMDEELDVKPNVEALNAALGLSQDFARPVVDLCETAEDGGSVTGFHFMSAAIEVDCQEDEEQNSAPARPQPPPPPEVQGENSQTSNASSSNHIEPATAPGDGLARIYKNTTSCEEPSAMMSQTATQNGTDKYQLKWQGHHQNVNVSLSSLYKNDRYADVMLLTCNGDENYVIPAHKLILGTSSLYFANIFDKNAIPMNAISYIVLPPDLTYRSMQILIQYMYTGESTVSTDILSEVLRGGEILKIRGLWRNDGSKPSSNAEGRETQAPGSSESVARRFASPVSVTLPSHNTSAIQPAATGGVPAAPVGHINIKRDMAIDPGDRHRTGNTEGPRRSQRNQGHMHQASGDDPCPEQHQSSSQMMADEQQISFPIHEHQRRLRGGAQERMETASPTRMTLRNAVSGSNEENSASAMPGAPGAAIPEELNFLNVKAEPVEWTDVRAGELALPSSGQKGADIQTPPVQAVKAEAPEPGIEHSRPSSATSSTDHPTYSPLTCELCSETFTIPGEWVRHIESHGDSSHTIPKRKRRLEGSDETIETAALRCDLCATFYVTPADWVRHVQSAHTETELAISNKRQTYPRRTSTSSLAAASSLTPGETTGQQDKVCKVCNKSFPSHASMLVHKRTHTGEKPFYCDTCNKGFSVKSNLLRHLRTLHNVQGELPASPQTDHDGSE
- the LOC125958153 gene encoding protein bric-a-brac 1-like; the encoded protein is MEINPLYKKKKNRWSMSKIELLIDLWAEHYRQLKSCRRNDHVLMKMKNKLEKSGCKVTVEDIRIRINNLSAKYRKESMLMLAGGSPSKWPLFVKIHNILSNESTLDEPVETQDESLEAPEPPPEPPRSKVYQLKCNYRQENIDNFFTDLYFNPRYADVTLVTCYEGETFAIPAHKMVLGNFSMYFANIFEKLNLPQNSNTYIVLPANVSHQTMQILMQYMYTGQSSVPEYNVDEVLRCGELLKIRGFWSETKASVSGAGLSHKRRQLNGSEGRKMHRKPGTSSQGSGEQRAGTSLPADQQSEVASDSGTSALDALDEQKRLAIAAIQRDLHASSMRAMAHGAAALFSSNVSTEVKHESNEWDDLDGDNDSDEDVMILPDELTAKPTDGPDEKPNPSAELAEQIAQLQQQHQQQHLLMNNTSEQQQQQQQQQQQQQQTPPQQQQPQPQSQLHQQSHSSSQQQPSASVGSQPTMACELCSACFSHQDELLQHLISSHSDAAEMLRKRSRLATDEENPVNAMRCEFCGKYFFSTVEWAQHVHTHTERAVELPQQMAQFSGTIPR